From the genome of Apodemus sylvaticus chromosome 3, mApoSyl1.1, whole genome shotgun sequence, one region includes:
- the Lrrc41 gene encoding leucine-rich repeat-containing protein 41 isoform X1, translating to MAAPEAWRARSCWFCEVAAATTMEATSREAAPAKSSASGPSAPPALFELCGRAVSAHMGVLESGVWALPGPILQSILPLLNIYYLERIEETALKKGLSTQAIWRRLWDELMKTRPSSLESVTCWRAKFMEAFFSHVLRGTIDVSSDKRLCDQRFSPLLHSSRHVRQLTICNMLQGATELVAEPNRRVLETLASSLHTLKFRHLLFSDVAAQQSLRQLLHQLIHHGAVSQVSLYSWPVPESALFILILTMSAGFWQPGPGSLPCRLCGEASRGRAPSRDEGSLLLGSRRPRRDAAERCAAALMATRRKSEVKQMPRAVSTTRVTRRSTQESLTIGGTDSKLYLPATSYEASGTKQPSSSAPAAASSSTSSKRAPASSASQPKPLKRFKRAAGKKGPRTRQGSGAESEDLYDFVFIVAGEKEDGEEMEIGEVACGALDGSDPSCLGLPALEASQRFRSISTLELFTVPLSTEAALTLCHLLSSWVSLENLTLSYNGLGSNIFRLLDSLRALSGQAGCRLRALHLSDLFSPLPILELTRAIVRALPLLRVLSIRVDHPSQRDNPAVPENAGSPGHIIGDEEIPENCLEQLEMGFPRGAQPAPLLCSVLKASGSLQQLSLDSATFASPQDFGLVLQALKEYNLSLKRLSFHDMNLADCQSEVLFLLKNLTLQEITFSFCRLFEKRPTQFLPEMVAAMKGNSTLKGLRLPGNRLGNAGLLALADVFSEDSSSSLCQLDISSNCIKPDGLLEFAKRLERWGRGAFGHLRLFQNWLDQDAVTAREAIRRLRATCHVVSDSWDSTQAFADYVSTM from the exons cCCTCCCAGGCCCAATACTTCAAAGCATCTTACCTCTGCTCAATATATATTACTTGGAGAGGATTGAGGAAACTGCTCTCAAAAAAG GTCTCTCTACTCAAGCCATATGGCGCCGACTCTGGGATGAGCTGATGAAGACAAGGCCTTCCAGTTTGGAG AGTGTGACTTGCTGGCGAGCCAAGTTTATGGAAGCCTTTTTTTCCCATGTCCTACGTGGAACCATTGATGTGTCTTCTGATAAACGTCTTTGTGACCAACGCTTCTCACCTCTTCTGCACAGCTCCCGTCATGTTCGACAGCTAACCATCTGCAATATGCTGCAGGGAGCAACTGAGCTAGTGGCAGAGCCCAACCGCAGGGTTCTAGAGACCCTGGCCAGTTCTCTACATACCCTCAAGTTCCGCCACCTGCTGTTTTCTGATGTAGCTGCTCAGCAGTCACTGCGACAGCTGTTGCATCAGCTCATCCACCATGGGGCTGTTAGCCAAGTGTCGCTGTACTCCTGGCCTGTGCCCGAGTCAGCCCTTTTCATCCTTATCCTTACCATGAGTGCTGGCTTTTGGCAGCCAGGCCCTGGTAGCTTGCCTTGCCGCCTCTGTGGTGAAGCCTCCCGAGGCCGGGCCCCATCTAGAGATGAAGGGTCCCTTTTGCTGGGCTCTCGCAGGCCTCGGCGTGATGCGGCAGAGCGATGTGCTGCAGCACTAATGGCTACCCGGCGGAAGAGTGAAGTCAAGCAGATGCCCAGGGCTGTATCTACCACTCGTGTGACACGCCGCAGCACACAAGAGAGCCTGACAATAGGTGGAACAGACTCTAAGTTGTACCTCCCAGCCACCTCTTATGAGGCTTCTGGCACTAAGCAGCCATCATCCTCTGCTCCAGCTGcagcctcctcttccacatcaTCCAAACGGGCTCCAGCTAGCTCAGCCTCACAGCCTAAGCCCTTAAAGCGTTTTAAACGAGCTGCAGGGAAGAAAGGTCCCCGCACTCGTCAGGGGTCTGGTGCAGAGTCTGAAGACCTGTAtgactttgtttttattgtggCTGGTGAGAAAGAGGATGGTGAAGAGATGGAGATCGGGGAAGTAGCTTGTGGAGCTCTGGATGGATCAGATCCCAGCTGTTTGGGGCTCCCAGCACTAGAGGCATCCCAGCGATTCCGCAGCATTTCCACCTTGGAGCTGTTCACAGTTCCTCTCTCCACAGAGGCAGCTCTGACACTGTGCCatctgctgagttcctgggtatCACTGGAGAACCTTACACTTTCCTACAATG GTCTGGGCTCCAATATCTTCCGCCTCCTGGACAGCCTACGGGCCCTGTCAGGCCAGGCTGGATGTCGCCTCCGTGCCCTGCATCTCAGTGACCTTTTCTCACCACTGCCCATCCTGGAATTGACCCGTGCTATTGTTCGAGCTTTGCCTCTGTTGCGGGTCCTGTCTATTCGTGTAGACCACCCAAGCCAGAGGGACAACCCTGCTGTACCAGAGAATGCTGGGTCCCCTGGACACATAATTGGGGATGAAGAAATACCAG AAAACTGCCTAGAGCAGTTAGAAATGGGATTTCCACGTGGAGCCCAGCCAGCCccactgctctgctctgttctcaAGGCCTCAGGTTCGCTACAGCAGCTGTCACTGGACAGTGCCACCTTTGCCTCCCCTCAAGATTTTGGGCTTGTGTTGCAAGCACTCAAAG AATACAACCTATCTCTGAAGAGGCTGAGTTTCCATGATATGAATCTTGCAGACTGTCAGAGTGAGGTGCTCTTTTTGCTAAAGAATCTGACCCTTCAAG AGATTACCTTCTCCTTCTGTCGTCTGTTTGAGAAGCGCCCAACCCAATTTCTTCCTGAGATGGTTGCTGCTATGAAGGGCAACTCTACACTGAAGGGCCTTCGACTACCAGGGAACCGCCTGG ggAATGCCGGCCTGTTAGCCCTAGCAGACGTTTTCTCAGAggattcttcctcttctctctgtcagCTGGACATCAG TTCCAACTGCATCAAGCCAGATGGGCTTTTGGAGTTTGCCAAACGACTGGAGCGCTGGGGCCGAGGAGCCTTTGGTCACCTACGCCTCTTCCAGAACTGGCTGGACCAGGATGCAGTCACAGCAAGAGAAGCAATCCGGCGACTCCGGGCTACCTGCCACGTGGTTAGCGACTCATGGGACTCAACCCAGGCCTTTGCAGATTATGTCAGCACCATGTGA
- the Lrrc41 gene encoding leucine-rich repeat-containing protein 41 isoform X2 encodes MKTRPSSLESVTCWRAKFMEAFFSHVLRGTIDVSSDKRLCDQRFSPLLHSSRHVRQLTICNMLQGATELVAEPNRRVLETLASSLHTLKFRHLLFSDVAAQQSLRQLLHQLIHHGAVSQVSLYSWPVPESALFILILTMSAGFWQPGPGSLPCRLCGEASRGRAPSRDEGSLLLGSRRPRRDAAERCAAALMATRRKSEVKQMPRAVSTTRVTRRSTQESLTIGGTDSKLYLPATSYEASGTKQPSSSAPAAASSSTSSKRAPASSASQPKPLKRFKRAAGKKGPRTRQGSGAESEDLYDFVFIVAGEKEDGEEMEIGEVACGALDGSDPSCLGLPALEASQRFRSISTLELFTVPLSTEAALTLCHLLSSWVSLENLTLSYNGLGSNIFRLLDSLRALSGQAGCRLRALHLSDLFSPLPILELTRAIVRALPLLRVLSIRVDHPSQRDNPAVPENAGSPGHIIGDEEIPENCLEQLEMGFPRGAQPAPLLCSVLKASGSLQQLSLDSATFASPQDFGLVLQALKEYNLSLKRLSFHDMNLADCQSEVLFLLKNLTLQEITFSFCRLFEKRPTQFLPEMVAAMKGNSTLKGLRLPGNRLGNAGLLALADVFSEDSSSSLCQLDISSNCIKPDGLLEFAKRLERWGRGAFGHLRLFQNWLDQDAVTAREAIRRLRATCHVVSDSWDSTQAFADYVSTM; translated from the exons ATGAAGACAAGGCCTTCCAGTTTGGAG AGTGTGACTTGCTGGCGAGCCAAGTTTATGGAAGCCTTTTTTTCCCATGTCCTACGTGGAACCATTGATGTGTCTTCTGATAAACGTCTTTGTGACCAACGCTTCTCACCTCTTCTGCACAGCTCCCGTCATGTTCGACAGCTAACCATCTGCAATATGCTGCAGGGAGCAACTGAGCTAGTGGCAGAGCCCAACCGCAGGGTTCTAGAGACCCTGGCCAGTTCTCTACATACCCTCAAGTTCCGCCACCTGCTGTTTTCTGATGTAGCTGCTCAGCAGTCACTGCGACAGCTGTTGCATCAGCTCATCCACCATGGGGCTGTTAGCCAAGTGTCGCTGTACTCCTGGCCTGTGCCCGAGTCAGCCCTTTTCATCCTTATCCTTACCATGAGTGCTGGCTTTTGGCAGCCAGGCCCTGGTAGCTTGCCTTGCCGCCTCTGTGGTGAAGCCTCCCGAGGCCGGGCCCCATCTAGAGATGAAGGGTCCCTTTTGCTGGGCTCTCGCAGGCCTCGGCGTGATGCGGCAGAGCGATGTGCTGCAGCACTAATGGCTACCCGGCGGAAGAGTGAAGTCAAGCAGATGCCCAGGGCTGTATCTACCACTCGTGTGACACGCCGCAGCACACAAGAGAGCCTGACAATAGGTGGAACAGACTCTAAGTTGTACCTCCCAGCCACCTCTTATGAGGCTTCTGGCACTAAGCAGCCATCATCCTCTGCTCCAGCTGcagcctcctcttccacatcaTCCAAACGGGCTCCAGCTAGCTCAGCCTCACAGCCTAAGCCCTTAAAGCGTTTTAAACGAGCTGCAGGGAAGAAAGGTCCCCGCACTCGTCAGGGGTCTGGTGCAGAGTCTGAAGACCTGTAtgactttgtttttattgtggCTGGTGAGAAAGAGGATGGTGAAGAGATGGAGATCGGGGAAGTAGCTTGTGGAGCTCTGGATGGATCAGATCCCAGCTGTTTGGGGCTCCCAGCACTAGAGGCATCCCAGCGATTCCGCAGCATTTCCACCTTGGAGCTGTTCACAGTTCCTCTCTCCACAGAGGCAGCTCTGACACTGTGCCatctgctgagttcctgggtatCACTGGAGAACCTTACACTTTCCTACAATG GTCTGGGCTCCAATATCTTCCGCCTCCTGGACAGCCTACGGGCCCTGTCAGGCCAGGCTGGATGTCGCCTCCGTGCCCTGCATCTCAGTGACCTTTTCTCACCACTGCCCATCCTGGAATTGACCCGTGCTATTGTTCGAGCTTTGCCTCTGTTGCGGGTCCTGTCTATTCGTGTAGACCACCCAAGCCAGAGGGACAACCCTGCTGTACCAGAGAATGCTGGGTCCCCTGGACACATAATTGGGGATGAAGAAATACCAG AAAACTGCCTAGAGCAGTTAGAAATGGGATTTCCACGTGGAGCCCAGCCAGCCccactgctctgctctgttctcaAGGCCTCAGGTTCGCTACAGCAGCTGTCACTGGACAGTGCCACCTTTGCCTCCCCTCAAGATTTTGGGCTTGTGTTGCAAGCACTCAAAG AATACAACCTATCTCTGAAGAGGCTGAGTTTCCATGATATGAATCTTGCAGACTGTCAGAGTGAGGTGCTCTTTTTGCTAAAGAATCTGACCCTTCAAG AGATTACCTTCTCCTTCTGTCGTCTGTTTGAGAAGCGCCCAACCCAATTTCTTCCTGAGATGGTTGCTGCTATGAAGGGCAACTCTACACTGAAGGGCCTTCGACTACCAGGGAACCGCCTGG ggAATGCCGGCCTGTTAGCCCTAGCAGACGTTTTCTCAGAggattcttcctcttctctctgtcagCTGGACATCAG TTCCAACTGCATCAAGCCAGATGGGCTTTTGGAGTTTGCCAAACGACTGGAGCGCTGGGGCCGAGGAGCCTTTGGTCACCTACGCCTCTTCCAGAACTGGCTGGACCAGGATGCAGTCACAGCAAGAGAAGCAATCCGGCGACTCCGGGCTACCTGCCACGTGGTTAGCGACTCATGGGACTCAACCCAGGCCTTTGCAGATTATGTCAGCACCATGTGA